GCCTAAGGCTTCAGCAAAGCCGACCTTTTCAGTAACCAGTTCCTGCACAGCAGGTCTGATCCCAAGATCATTGAGATCTAATAATGCAGCTTGTGAACGTCCACGAATATCCAAGTCGGTAATCAATGTAGAGACTTCAGGATGACGGAACAAATGTTCGACATTCTGCTGAAAATAATATTGCCCTAAAGTAAATTGAGCATAATGCTGCAAATCTGAAAAGACTTGGGCTTGGTGCATCAACTGATGCATATATTCATGTTGACTCGCGGTTTTGGTTTTTAAATCTAAGGCAAGTTGATTGGTTGTGAGTAACGTTGACATCAATTTTTCCAGTGTGTTTGCTATAACGGTACTACCCGTTCAACACGCAAAAGCTGACAATAAATTTTATTATTTTTTCATATCTTTATGGTTTGCCTTAATTTTAATCAAATGATCACTTAAATATCGATCCATTTTGACGGGATAACTCAACTCCAACGCCGCCTGTAAATCCGATAAATTATTTACAGGATAAGAACCTGAGACTTTTAATTCACTCAATTGCGGATCAATGTCGAT
This genomic stretch from Acinetobacter sp. C32I harbors:
- a CDS encoding biliverdin-producing heme oxygenase yields the protein MSTLLTTNQLALDLKTKTASQHEYMHQLMHQAQVFSDLQHYAQFTLGQYYFQQNVEHLFRHPEVSTLITDLDIRGRSQAALLDLNDLGIRPAVQELVTEKVGFAEALGWIYVSEGSTLGAAFLFKQAQQQLGLSAEFGARNLAAYPEGRAKVWKHFINELDTAELSQNEQEQVIQGAKQAFDYFGSLLKNML